One window of Streptomyces sp. SUK 48 genomic DNA carries:
- a CDS encoding DoxX family membrane protein has product MTGIRMDTRTTRLNSRNGWRDTAAHYALLPLRVFLGATFLYAGLDKLTDSTFMRAAGAGSIGDTMHAARGTAALPALVDLALKSPVGFGYAIALGELAVGIATLLGLLGRLAALGGALISLSLWLTMSWATTPYYYGNDLAYLMAWLPLILAGAPYLSLDAAWRARGRQRSLGYL; this is encoded by the coding sequence ATGACCGGTATTCGAATGGACACGCGCACCACCCGGCTGAACAGCCGCAACGGCTGGCGGGACACCGCCGCCCACTACGCCCTGCTGCCCCTGCGCGTCTTCCTCGGCGCCACCTTCCTCTACGCGGGCCTGGACAAGCTCACCGACAGCACCTTCATGAGGGCCGCCGGCGCCGGTTCGATCGGCGACACCATGCACGCGGCCCGCGGCACCGCCGCCCTCCCCGCCCTGGTCGACCTCGCTCTGAAGAGTCCGGTCGGCTTCGGCTACGCCATCGCCCTCGGCGAACTGGCCGTCGGCATCGCCACCCTCCTCGGACTGCTCGGCCGCCTCGCCGCACTGGGCGGCGCGCTGATCTCCCTCAGCCTGTGGCTGACCATGAGCTGGGCCACGACCCCGTACTACTACGGCAACGACCTCGCCTACCTGATGGCCTGGCTGCCCCTGATCCTCGCCGGTGCGCCGTACCTCTCCCTGGACGCCGCATGGCGCGCCCGGGGCCGGCAGCGGTCGCTCGGATATCTGTAG
- a CDS encoding PspC domain-containing protein, producing the protein MTDHEHAATGPGPGGPRPAPGTGPTDAAPAATGGTGAAADGSAPRAEDTEKTGDAETADNTGAGSRPHTAAPEQEKGLRQEEEQEQRQEPGPEQGEGQTRQEGQRHGPTRQPGPAEDAPDRFRRGRRYKMIAGVCAGLGRQADMDPVIFRITLAVLSATGGIGLIFYGFVWLLVPYEDEEENELRKLLTGRVDGQALAAVLFALVGCGTFLTMLRNGGALAFSAVLSLMLAGAGYWSRRRDAPDPDPLAAQAAADAPPEAQAPPVALSYPSWWRDPIVKDGTHVGGTGYLWGPGDARIRDGDLLSVVDVRLATPWTHPGAAKQPPSPAPPTPRGPRWIGGPVFLLALLAGGLGSGLTWHTHPLGASLQTGLACALAVFGLGLAVSSFLGRTGAGTVFLAIVTAALLGGAAAMPRDITTHWRETSWIPGATAQVRPAYELGTGRGTLDLTRIRPAKGQTVSTDAHVGAGRLKVIVPADATVRMNIDVGVGDIKLPGEKNGKDVDVLPQRHRDVTLPPAEGGKDSGTLDLTLGVGAGEVEVDRAAP; encoded by the coding sequence ATGACGGATCACGAGCACGCCGCGACGGGTCCGGGACCCGGCGGCCCGCGCCCGGCCCCGGGCACCGGGCCGACGGATGCCGCGCCCGCCGCGACGGGAGGGACGGGCGCGGCCGCCGACGGCTCCGCCCCTCGCGCGGAAGACACAGAGAAGACGGGCGACGCGGAGACGGCCGACAACACAGGCGCGGGCTCCCGCCCCCACACCGCCGCACCGGAGCAGGAGAAGGGGCTGCGACAGGAAGAGGAGCAGGAACAGCGGCAGGAGCCCGGGCCTGAACAGGGAGAGGGCCAGACACGGCAGGAGGGACAGCGGCACGGGCCCACGCGGCAGCCGGGTCCCGCCGAGGACGCGCCCGACCGGTTCCGGCGCGGGCGCCGGTACAAGATGATCGCGGGCGTGTGCGCGGGGCTCGGCCGGCAGGCCGACATGGACCCGGTGATATTCCGGATCACCCTGGCCGTCCTGTCCGCGACCGGCGGCATCGGTCTCATCTTCTACGGCTTCGTGTGGCTGCTGGTGCCGTACGAGGACGAGGAGGAGAACGAGCTGCGCAAGCTGCTGACCGGCCGGGTCGACGGCCAGGCGCTGGCCGCCGTGCTGTTCGCCCTGGTCGGCTGCGGGACCTTCCTGACCATGCTGCGGAACGGCGGGGCGCTGGCCTTCTCCGCGGTGCTCTCGCTGATGCTCGCGGGCGCCGGGTACTGGTCGCGGCGCCGCGACGCCCCGGACCCCGACCCGCTGGCCGCGCAGGCCGCCGCCGACGCACCGCCGGAGGCACAGGCGCCGCCGGTCGCCCTCAGCTACCCCTCGTGGTGGCGGGACCCGATCGTCAAGGACGGCACCCATGTCGGCGGCACCGGCTATCTGTGGGGGCCGGGCGACGCGCGGATCAGGGACGGAGACCTGCTCTCGGTCGTCGACGTCCGCCTCGCCACCCCCTGGACCCACCCCGGCGCCGCGAAGCAGCCGCCGAGCCCCGCGCCCCCGACGCCGCGCGGGCCGCGCTGGATAGGCGGCCCGGTGTTCCTGCTGGCGCTGCTGGCGGGCGGCCTGGGCTCCGGGCTGACGTGGCACACCCACCCGCTGGGCGCCAGCCTGCAGACCGGACTGGCCTGTGCGCTGGCCGTCTTCGGCCTGGGCCTCGCGGTCAGCTCGTTCCTCGGCCGCACCGGCGCCGGGACGGTGTTCCTGGCGATCGTCACGGCGGCTCTGCTCGGCGGGGCGGCGGCGATGCCCCGGGACATCACCACGCACTGGCGGGAGACGTCCTGGATACCCGGCGCCACGGCGCAGGTCCGGCCGGCGTACGAACTGGGCACGGGCCGGGGCACCCTCGACCTGACCCGGATACGTCCGGCCAAGGGGCAGACCGTCAGCACCGACGCGCACGTCGGGGCGGGCCGGCTGAAGGTGATCGTGCCGGCCGACGCGACCGTGCGGATGAACATCGATGTGGGCGTGGGCGACATCAAGTTGCCGGGAGAGAAGAACGGAAAGGACGTGGACGTGCTGCCGCAACGGCACCGGGATGTGACCCTGCCGCCGGCCGAGGGCGGCAAGGACAGCGGCACCCTGGACCTCACCCTCGGGGTCGGGGCCGGAGAGGTGGAGGTGGACCGTGCTGCGCCATGA
- a CDS encoding ATP-binding protein, producing the protein MPEAASLPLDDPRPPRKLYRSGDGRWLGGVARGLAGHLGLPVVWVRLAFAGLFMANGLGALLYAAFWFFVPLGVGGVGGQKTSPVTAETTPGGRRRLVARKPDRGQMVALLLMVIVSMVFVGSVNLTGAAKAYLVPAVLVAAGVALVWRQADNARRARWAEVGRHRRTLTLVRAAAGVLLVTAGVSAIFVLQGSAAHLGAVLQAALAVLVGITLLAGPYLVRMTQDLSEERLMRIRAQERAEVAAHVHDSVLHTLTLIQRNADNAGEVRRLARAQERDLRTWLYKPEGTGKDEADEPDTVAEAVRRNAAEVEDKHGVPIEVVVVGDCPLDERIGAQMQAAREAMVNAAKYGGDGGAVQVYAEVEGSTVFVSVRDRGPGFDVDAIPADRMGVRESIIGRMERHGGTARLRAVPGGGTEVELEMERAEKTA; encoded by the coding sequence ATGCCGGAAGCCGCAAGCCTGCCCCTCGACGACCCGCGGCCACCGCGCAAGCTCTACCGCAGCGGCGACGGACGCTGGCTCGGCGGAGTGGCGCGGGGCCTCGCCGGGCATCTCGGGCTGCCCGTCGTCTGGGTCCGGCTCGCGTTCGCCGGCCTGTTCATGGCCAACGGCCTGGGCGCGCTGCTGTACGCGGCGTTCTGGTTCTTCGTCCCGCTCGGTGTCGGTGGCGTCGGCGGACAGAAGACGTCGCCGGTCACCGCCGAGACCACGCCCGGCGGCCGCAGAAGACTCGTGGCCCGCAAGCCGGACCGCGGTCAGATGGTCGCGCTGCTCCTCATGGTCATCGTGTCCATGGTCTTCGTGGGCAGCGTCAATCTGACCGGCGCCGCCAAGGCGTATCTGGTGCCCGCCGTGCTCGTCGCGGCCGGTGTCGCCCTCGTCTGGCGCCAGGCGGACAACGCCCGGCGGGCCCGCTGGGCCGAGGTCGGCCGGCACCGCCGCACCCTCACCCTGGTGCGCGCGGCCGCCGGTGTCCTGCTGGTCACGGCCGGCGTCTCGGCGATCTTCGTCCTCCAGGGTTCGGCCGCCCACCTCGGCGCCGTCCTCCAGGCCGCGCTCGCCGTCCTCGTGGGGATCACCCTGCTCGCCGGTCCGTACCTGGTCCGGATGACCCAGGACCTCTCCGAGGAGCGGCTGATGCGCATCCGCGCCCAGGAGCGTGCCGAGGTCGCCGCGCACGTCCACGACTCCGTGCTGCACACCCTCACCCTGATCCAGCGCAACGCGGACAACGCGGGGGAGGTCCGCCGCCTCGCCCGCGCCCAGGAGCGTGACCTGCGCACCTGGCTCTACAAGCCGGAGGGCACCGGCAAGGACGAGGCCGACGAGCCGGACACGGTCGCCGAGGCGGTGCGGCGCAACGCGGCCGAGGTCGAGGACAAGCACGGGGTGCCCATAGAGGTGGTCGTCGTCGGCGACTGCCCGTTGGACGAACGGATCGGTGCGCAGATGCAGGCCGCGCGCGAGGCGATGGTGAACGCGGCAAAGTACGGTGGCGACGGCGGCGCCGTGCAGGTCTACGCCGAGGTCGAGGGCAGCACGGTGTTCGTGTCCGTGCGCGACCGCGGCCCGGGCTTCGATGTCGACGCGATACCCGCCGACCGCATGGGCGTCAGGGAATCGATCATCGGACGCATGGAGCGCCACGGCGGCACGGCCCGGCTACGGGCGGTGCCGGGGGGCGGCACGGAGGTCGAGCTGGAGATGGAGAGGGCGGAGAAGACGGCATGA